A window of Rhododendron vialii isolate Sample 1 chromosome 11a, ASM3025357v1 genomic DNA:
TACACTCGTACCTTCAAGCCCTTCATGACTCACGAAGAACTTGAACCTATCATGGCCTCTCTTGGCTTCGTACCCCTTCCCTCCTATATTGACTCATCCCTCAACGGAGCCGGAGCCGTCTGGAGGGACTATGCCTATTCTGCCTATTATTCTccacgaggaggaggagagtgGCGGCGTTCCATTACTGATTTTCCTGAACAACAACGCCCACCACCAAGACCCCGCCTTCCCTACCCCAGGATCGACGGCCTCCACATCTACACCTACACCGCTTTCTTGGATGCCCTCAACTTCTACCTCCGCATGACCGACATCTCTGATCTCTTTCACATTCGGTaccttcccttttttttgttttgttttcccctccttccttccttccttttcAACTCTTGTACGCAATTAATATACCTACCTACCGTCTACTATTTCAATTTGGTACTAGTAGTAAAGTGGAGTATATTCTTTTGCCGCAAAAAAGGCAAATTTATTGATACTGGATAGCCGAATTACTCTACAGCACTTCTTTCCTTTATTTGATTATTAGTATCTCTGCAGTTAATGATTCATTGGATGGATGGCTGAATGCATGTATGTATGGTCAATTGATTGAGACTCCTGCTATTTTGACTCTGGCCCTACACTTTGTTGGCTACACTATATGGTTTTCTACTATATTTGTTATTAGCTTACTTGGAGGCCAGGCAAGCTTAAGTTTCCCATATTTCCAGTACCTAACTACTTTTGTTCCAAAAAACAGCCTTTCTTTCCTTGATTTTTGAGAACCAAGATCATATTTTCattcccccacccccccccccccccccccccccccccccccgcttaTTGATTGTCAATAAGAGGAGATAAATCCAATCCAGtggcaaattttcttttatagtAAAGAAAAGAACTGGCAAACATTGTTTTGAAAAAGTCACCCAATATGGAAAAACAGGAATAGTACATTCAAGGAGATAAAAATTGATGGCGAAACAAGCGCAAAGTTCAAATCAGTTACTGCCTTTTAGGCTTTTAGCTATAGATTGACTATACATATAGGAGGATGTAACATACCTATAAAAGTAGCACTCAACTAGTGGATTGCCACAAACTTGCAATTATTCATTATTGGGAAAAAAGCACAGCCTGTTTTTGGACACATCATTGGTACTTTTTGTCATAGATTGcatttccattctttttctttgtttggttaagTCTGATTATGGTTGTTCTCCTTTGATGTCTACAAATATTTACGATGcgtttttgtgttttatttttgcCATGTTTCTGATATGCATTCTCAATGCAGTTCAGCTTCTCAATTATGTCCCCATACACACGAGACAGATTGAGATCATTTTCATACTTGCTCCACAACCACTCACTCATCCTTCTAAAATTTGATATCGTCAAGTGTCTGATAGAAGCTCCACATCCAGTGGCACAATCTAGCTATTGCTTTACGTGACCTTGGTAGACTAACGTAGCTCTAGCTTCAGTTAATAAGTAGCACAGAAGCATACTTGATAGATGTTATGGTCACATAAATATGACAGAACTAAAGTGAGATTCCCACATCTCCTATAAGATAAAGTTATTAGGAGCCATTTCGGTATTAATTGATAATGTGTTTGGTGAgctttttttgttctctttttctctaAACATTCACAtgataagaaaattaagttGTACTTTAGATTATCGGTAGACATGCTAATCCTTGTTTTGAAGGCATCTGTGTAAGAGTATTAAAAGAGTGAGACCACGAGAGACCCTTGCAATATGTGTTGTATGTTCTTTATGGCTTTTCTCATCTGTGGCATTTTAAAATACAATATGAGTGGTCAATACTTAGAAGAGTGGCCTGGATAATTATGAATCTATCTACTACTTCATTGTACAGTTTGTACCCCATTTCCGTGAATGATGGGATAATCTTTACCAACATGACAGTTCCAAAGTCATCGGCTTATAACTAATTATGTTAAACCCAATACAAACGTTTTCTATTTGAGACTGGTGTCAAACTGATTGATTTGTTTAAGTCTCCATTAATTTCCCTAGGACTGCTATGTGTTAAGTCCAGAAGATCGTTCATGTCAATGGTGTTTGTTAGCTTTTTCTGGCTTGATTCCAAATGATCTGTTTCAATCCCTTCTGTGGCTACTGTGTTCTTTATATTGATTCTTGACTGCCAAGCATCAGCAAGTGTATTGGTACAAAGATGTTGACGTAACATATACGATGAGAAACAGTCTCATATAAAGTTATGTCCTCGTGTGTGTGCTTTAAACACAGTTGATCGAATCCATCCAATATGTTATCGAGTCCATTTTTTGTGTAGCATCTGTGGGGAGGCTGCTTCCTTTTGCACATTTTGAATGCTTGGTGTTTTTTAGAACTTGATGAACTGTTATGTATCCTGTTATAATCAATCCTAATTGAAGGCTCCATAATTTAGCAAGTCTTTATGCCTCCCCACTCAGTAGTAATTTTATTTGATGTGTATGTGAGATCCAAGATCTAAAACGCCATTACTAGGTGGATTTTGCATTTTAGCTTGGAAGCTAATTCATACTGTTGTTTGATTAGCATAAGTCCAGTTCCTGGTGGTTGAAAACCCCCTAAACCTGGAACAGGAAAAGGGACTAAGTGAGCAGAGAAAGTCACAATTGCTAACATCCTTGTTTCTAATAATGTTATTAGCTAAATGATTTTGGGTGGTTTCAGGCTAAATAATGTTATTAAGTGAGCTGGTCCCTACTTTCGGATGTATATGCTAGATTTGCTGCTATTATATCAGATGTCTTGGGCTTTATATGTACTTCATGCTTTATTTCACTCTCATTTCAGGGGGATGCCACTCCACAAAGTACATGACAGGAGCAAGTTGTGGCGTCGTATGGAAGAAGATGATAGTGTGTTTGTTTATAGAGAGGGGACGCTGGATCAAGTGGCATACGCTTCTGATCACAAGAACAAGAATGACTTGACCACTGTCAGCAAAGGGTGCAATTCGATGCTTATCCGGAGTTAGGGCACTAGCTCACCCACATGCTGCATTGTTCCGTTGAAAGATATCATAGTGTAATCATCATCGTAATTGGAACAGGTTTAACTCTGTTACAATGGCGCCTAAATAACCTCACTAGATATACATGCATATGCCCCTATTTTCGGTGACAGTTTTGTAATAGTGGAAGGACTTCATTGTTTCTGATACATCACATTCCAATTTCTTCCCGatatcttccaagaaaaagttggAAATGGATCCTAAAGTTTAAACATAAAGCTCAATATGGAACCCGCTAGATCAAACTGGAAGACCTATCTGCCAAGCAGTCACAAAACTTGACTACATCACTTGATTGGCTTGCTtgtgactatttttttttatcagaaacaTATGCCCGCAGGCTTGCTTGTGACTATTTTACTTCAATATTGTCTTGAAACAGAGATCTGGACGGCTATCCAATCAACAGTAAATATGTGGTGGACCTGAGTTTGTTTGATATTGGGATCCATTCGGCCTAAATAtgttttttggtatttttgtttgtattttctgaatttgtgtTCAATTCATATaatttgtagggaggtattcccgaacaggtgcaaaatgagcccgagcacggtcaacaaagggtcaacgcactgtggaccactgatatgagaagtcaatggtccagaaaggttgtacgattctcggtacaataacatgagacgttattggaccagatacaaggaaagtgacatgtgatgccactgttcagatacattgttcggcaagagaaaagccgaacagaaggagagctccttagaaaggatatggtccaaattgtttccttaggaccagttacatgtgaagtaactggtccagaccatttgttcggctatgagacggccgaacaaggaaagaggtcctgtcagatgatgaaatagagggaacattccggaagagtccagaaacagtggtattccgttaaggaataagatcccgagaatatagggtctgagaaagatacccaatgagaatgggatgttcggtcagtaatggaaaagaatcctgaaaggactcttttccataaattgataaaggaaacgagaatccttgatatcctgggtttcctatacgagttgggaatcctatggcaatagggatgcttgggcaccaagcatccgaatgtctatataaacagagcaagcctagaggtaaaaggtacgcaatacactgcaatcttattgctttcctactgataattagggtttgatcattagtacgaaatactaacaaaggcatcggagggcctttgccacgagaggcaaaggtgcgctcactccttgtctgttttgcaggataagggtttctctgacgaattagggttacgttcaagaggcacgtggagccgctgcattccagtgctgttcaaagcactacttgaatttatccacctacaattggcgccgtctgtgggaatcgaaagagttccctttgaaatacgaccatggtggaagtagagccagcaacgccacacaacccaaaggatgtgttagttGGAGGAGGGAATAAGtcaccacccggggctccgagaaagcccgaaggaggacacaaaaggaccacgagtaagggccagcCCCTTACTACCCACGGCAACTCCAggaatagagatggagagacggcatcgaagtccacgagaaggactaaatcccatcaaggggatgaatcgattgcacactccagaagtgtataccgtagcgaagacgttcttgacaaaaagagacaagaaattgaggaataTGCTCAtttaatcaaaaaatgagaacatgaaatcagagaactagaaagaatcagagaacatccggaagACTCTGGACATCCATttcagtacgtgatacttaaacagaacgcaagtacgaaatacttgtatgatGTTCCAaggtacgtgaaacttaaagtgtGAAAACACTTGTGTGGAACTTAAAATGTGAGAACACTTGTGTGGAATTTAAAGACCACGAAATATCCAAGTACAAGAAACTTAACattgcatacgaatacatgcatacaagcatacgaatatatgcacaaacagtccacagcatacaaaaatatgcacaaacttggaaagcatacgaatatatgcataaagtacgtgacactttaGCCGATTTAAAGTACGAAACAACTtacataagtacgaaatacttaaactttTCACAAAACATCCATGATAGAAATATGTGGAACAAGTATCTTGACAGGAATCATTCAAAACACAGATATAAAGAAaggcagagctcattcatcttcagtgagatcttgcaCAGAAGAAGGAGCAATTACAGGAGCTACTGGTGCAATCACATCATCAGTGGAAATTTCCTCTCCAcgttgaccatcactgacttccttttggccaggattggtcatatcaatctgaggctccacttcagaaacaggttgctcagcagacacgttcaccacctgctcatCATTCATCTCTTCTGCAATATCCTCCTCTTGACTGgcagcactgggtagttcaatattggtccagagaggagatgattctggaatctcagctttggcaaggcaagctgtccaagaagccacccagacttggtcttgtatcccaggcatttggcttgtgtaacTTTCCGTGGCCACCTTGATCCCTTCGTTGTATCCCTTCTCAAATGTAGCTTTGGTTTCATTCTGACTCGCCTCGAGTTCCTTCAGCGTCTGATTTAGGctgtcctcagtccccttcagttgtccctttaaaccatcagccactcccaaggcttggtttctttctctctcaagcctgatgatggtgcgttgaagcttgttgttctcaccgaccagtttggcacgttggggctcagattggctgagtttttgagccatggccaccattttttgcatcacctggaaacgTTCAAAACAGTTAAACAAACGCTATGGTATACTATGGTTTACAAAAgtgaaattttaccttggcattgtgagacatgaatgagtttagaaggttgtcaggcgagctcgccacctccttctgcatatctcctggcagcagaaaagcttgagacaaggcaagggcagtgccttctgactcaacactgtcccgagcagtgatagctcggttcccgtgtgagaatggaggagcccagaggggagcaggtgatgaggaggatgtagggggtctttcttgagtttcctccactcgttgacgtttctcacggtgaagggcttcaatctcttcaagggaaaatcctaggggagcatctgtttgagtttgagggcgacgaccacgaccttgaacactttggccccgaccacgacctcgaccaggaatggtgaggaggctgcccaagtcaatcggccggttcatctctgaagttgagaaggtacggccgctggaagacgagttggatgtcgaactggaagcttcctcagcaagagggattggttcgtcagagatcggaggtgtccgagaacgcctttcttcttgttcgggaactggtcttgaagggCCAGCTATTGCAGGGgtatcagctgctcgggttcgccgatcaataaacccaccgtatgaagctttgtagctgagaagcacttgagctgctcttgctcggcctgcaaggtatgtcccttcgccgttgaatgcaagtactcgtctgatatcagctacgtgaacttgtggggttatgatgttataaccacggttgatatttgatgctgaaacaaagcacaagtaattagaagcacgaaaaagctctccctatgaaaaaggacaacacatatgaaattagggaaaagcactaacgtgggctcccgaatatgtgaggggcatgaaaaccaatcacttggtcgtcctcatctctgggttcgaagttgcccgtaacgatcagaaagtcatcatcatcccctcgagcagagtcagggagttcaaggactagcttttttctagaatccctactttttagataataagtaagggcatccccagttctggaaatactgtatagatggtgaatatcatacaggcctagcgaagtccctaacatttggtttaaggtatttatgcccataactaccctgaagaaattagcagaaacctgcattggcgaaagcctgtaatacgctaagacttggcggagcagaggggctagg
This region includes:
- the LOC131307840 gene encoding uncharacterized protein LOC131307840, which encodes MMDAHKITMSGETNTKQKQQLGMRRDLRDRISEMDKAPSPAPPMEDCMRECMRKLGLWYTRTFKPFMTHEELEPIMASLGFVPLPSYIDSSLNGAGAVWRDYAYSAYYSPRGGGEWRRSITDFPEQQRPPPRPRLPYPRIDGLHIYTYTAFLDALNFYLRMTDISDLFHIRGMPLHKVHDRSKLWRRMEEDDSVFVYREGTLDQVAYASDHKNKNDLTTVSKGCNSMLIRS